In Myxococcus stipitatus, the genomic window GGGGAGCGCCGCGCGGTGGTGCGTGCCTTCCCTGAAGACGGCCACGAGCATGTGCCGACCCGGAGTGACGCCTCCCAGCGAGAACCGACCGTTCGCGTCGGAGAGGGTGGGGGCCTCCGTGAGCGCCGCGTCCGCGTTGGCGCGCAGCGAGAGCTGCACCTGCTCGACGGGCGCTCCCTGGGAGTCCACCACCTGGCCCTCGACCTTGCCGCCAGGACGCAGGACCAGCCGCACGTCCGTGGCTGGCGCGTCCACCGGCTGTCGCGCGGTCATGAAGTGCTGGGAGTGGGTCTGGAGGTGGAAGCGGGAGGGCCGCGGCACCGTGAACAGGAAGCGCCCCTCCGCATCGGTCTCGAGCCGCTCCGTGTCCGAATCCGAGCGGGTGGGGTCGGTGTCGTCATCCTCGTCCCGTGGCGGAGAGTGGAGGAGGACGACGACGTCCGGTACCGGGCGGCCGTCGGTGTCCACCACGACGCCCTGGACGATGGGGGCGGCCTGGAGGACGAGGTCCAGCGAAGGCACCGGATGGGTCAGGGTGATGGGCGGGGTTTCGATTTCCATGAACCCCGTGGCCCGGGCTCCGAAGCTACAACTTCCGCCGGGCATGTCGTCGAAGCTGAAGCGGCCCTCGGCGTCGGCGGAGGTGTACCTGTTGAACTCCTCGTTCGCGCAGGGGTAGTTGAACACCCGTGCGTTGGGGATGGGGCGGCCGTGTGCATCCTTCACGGTGCCGCGGACCTGGAGCCTCGGTTCGAGCACGATGCGGACGTCGACCTCCCGCTGCTCTTCGCCGAGCCGCACCTGTTCCCTGCCGTGCCAGTGCGGATCGATGTCCGTCAGCAGATACTCGCCCGGGGGCATGTCCTCGAGGGTGAAGCGCCCCTCCTCGCCCGTCGTCACGGACTGCCCGGTTTCGTGGACCTTGATGCGCACACCGGGGAGTGGCTGCTGCTCCAGGGAGACCGCCTGCCCGACGATGCGCCGTGAGGCGTGGAGCACCACGTCCCTCGGGTCCTTCTCCCGCGCGGGCGAGAGGTTCGACAGGTACTCGGGCAGGTAGCCGGGCTGGGTGACGACGAGTCCGTAGATTCCGTCGGGCAGCGGGCCGAGCGAGAAGTGGCCCTGGGCATCCGCGGAGGTCTCGAAGTAGCGCGAATGTTCGTCGAGGAAGAGCGTCACGCTGGCGCCGTGCTGGGGGCGCATGGCCTCGTCGATGACGCGGCCGGAGAACATGACGCCCCCGCCGAGCACGAGCCGCACCATGGTGGCGTCCGTCCTCACGGCGGGCTCGACATGGGCGCCTTGGGAGCCCACGGCCCAGAGCGCGAGGGCGCCCCCCGGCAAGCCTTCCAGGGTGAAGGTTCCGTCCTCGCGGGAGGTCGTCCGCGCCACCACGGGCGCGCCACCGCGTCCCTCCTCCGCGAGCCCGAGCACCTCCAGTCGCGACTCCGTCGCGCAGTGCCTGGAGGACAAGGGGATGTCGGGGGACTCGGCGCTGCACGGGATGGAGGACAGCGACTCGTCGGCCACGCTCACCGACGCGGTGACCTCCACGCCAGCGGCGGGGGCCCCGTTCGGAGTGACGACGGTGCCTTGGAGGACGCGCGTCCCGCGTGGAGGCGGTGCGGGCGTGGCTCCTCCGTCACGCGCACGCGCCGTGGTCCGCGCATGCCCGTCGTGCTGGGGCTCGTCGGGTCTGCGTATCACCAGGAGCGCCACGCAAGCGCTCAGGAGGAGCACCCCGAGCATGATGAAGACGGGCCCGCGCATGGTCTCCCCTCCCTGGGGTGGACGTTAGCAGTCGGCGGACGGCTCCGTGTCAGGGGCCCAGTGAATCTCCACGGGCGTGTCGCTCCCGTCCACGGCATGCACCTGGGGCGGGAAGAAGAGGTACTGGACGGTGAGCGTCACGTTCGCGGGGTCCACGTCGATGAGGGTGAAGGTGCCGTCGGCGCGGGTGTCCGTGTTTCCCACGGAGGGTGGGTCGATGGAGAGCCGGTTGGCCGATTCGATCGACAGGTCCGCCAGGTTCGTCTGTCGCTGGTGGGCTTCAATCACCGCTCCGGCGATGGGCTCCAGGCTCCCCGCGAACAGCAACCGGCCGTTCAACATCCCGGCAGCCTTCATGATGATGTTGCCCAGGTCCCGCAGCCTGCCGCGCTCGAACTCCACCGCGTACTGGGTGCGGCAGAATCCCGGGGCGGAGAAGGTCAGCCACCTCGCGTCGGCGTCCTTCCTGTGGACCACGAAGGTTCCATCGTCCCTGCTCTCGTCGGAGTCGTCGATGTCGAAGCGGGTGAGCGGCGTGCCGTCCTCGCGGACCAGGCGCCCCCGGACGCCACCGTCGTAGCGCATCACCAGCCGCGTGTCCGTCGAGCCGGCGGGGACCGTGACAAAGGGCTCCTCCTCTTCGGCTCCGGATGCAGGGGACGGGTCCTCGAACATCGTGTGGCCCAGGGCCGTGGCGCGGATCCGACAGGGCCCTGGCAACAGGTGCGCCACCGTGAAGCGGCCCTCCTCGTCCGTGGAGGCGTCCGAGGTCGAGATGGGCTCTCCGCTCCCATCCTGGCGCGCCTGGGACGCCAGCTCGGAGAGCGCTCGCACGGAGGCGTCGCGGATGGGATGGCCCGACTCGTCCACGACGATGCCGGAGACGCTCAGCCCGGTGTCCATCGTCACCACCACCGTCACCGTCTCCGTGCCGAGTATCTCGATGGGGAGCACCGCGCGATGTGAGGCGCCCTTGTTGAAGATGGCCACGAGCACGTGCCGGCCGGGAGGGAGTCCGCCGAGCGCGAAGCCGCCATGGATGTCATTGGACAGGACGGGTGGCTCCGTGAGCGGCGCCTCCGGGCTGGCGCGCACCGAGAGCTGGACGGGCCCGAGCGACCAGCCCTTCGCATCCACCACATGGCCCTCCACCCGCCCTCCGGGGCGCAGCACCAGCCGCACGTCCGAAGCGGGCGCGTCCACGACCTGGCGCGCCGTCAGGTGGTCGTTGGACTCGGTGCGCAGGTGGACGCGGCCTGGCTCGGAGCGCTCGAACAGGAACCGGCCTTGCGCGTCGGAGTGCGTCTGGTCCGAGCCCGGTCGCTCGAAGGCGGGGGCGTAGGTGTCGTCCGGTGCGCCCGTGCCCTCGCTGGCCCCCGGTATCGCGGGCGTCAGCCGGACGAAGACACCCGGGACGGGACGTCCCTCGGGGTCGACGAGGGTT contains:
- a CDS encoding carboxypeptidase regulatory-like domain-containing protein, which encodes MRGPVFIMLGVLLLSACVALLVIRRPDEPQHDGHARTTARARDGGATPAPPPRGTRVLQGTVVTPNGAPAAGVEVTASVSVADESLSSIPCSAESPDIPLSSRHCATESRLEVLGLAEEGRGGAPVVARTTSREDGTFTLEGLPGGALALWAVGSQGAHVEPAVRTDATMVRLVLGGGVMFSGRVIDEAMRPQHGASVTLFLDEHSRYFETSADAQGHFSLGPLPDGIYGLVVTQPGYLPEYLSNLSPAREKDPRDVVLHASRRIVGQAVSLEQQPLPGVRIKVHETGQSVTTGEEGRFTLEDMPPGEYLLTDIDPHWHGREQVRLGEEQREVDVRIVLEPRLQVRGTVKDAHGRPIPNARVFNYPCANEEFNRYTSADAEGRFSFDDMPGGSCSFGARATGFMEIETPPITLTHPVPSLDLVLQAAPIVQGVVVDTDGRPVPDVVVLLHSPPRDEDDDTDPTRSDSDTERLETDAEGRFLFTVPRPSRFHLQTHSQHFMTARQPVDAPATDVRLVLRPGGKVEGQVVDSQGAPVEQVQLSLRANADAALTEAPTLSDANGRFSLGGVTPGRHMLVAVFREGTHHRAALPVEVRGTETVTVTMKLEVGLSVSGVVVDESNRPIPSARISARSDPKLSDHLKKPGRAPLYSTVEVVSDEQGRFAVKHLLPGPCTLTVKAVGYTLYGPLSSPQSKDHGRYTTSIVAAGSQDVRLVVRYNGGVRGRLIREDGTPITRFDINQREFRELDGTFLFDVDEPGPRWLSFFAPGLSEVLKEVTVPAGEQVDLGDVVLKPGKRLRGRVLDASTSAPIVGAEVHITPFLASGIEEDDSEQRFPQSQNTTTLTTLFDGTFEFRNLGDERWMLKVDHPDYPPHLQQAGASDIALELRLPPAGRISGTVLDREGHPPSSTLLRVLSLGPPLERRDEDVPLEDDGSFELTQLKPGTYVVGPNDLGFKTPTYLPQTVTLAPGARVTLRFREVTRGTLVRLTTPGEIPPGPSGEQLYIGISYLFRGDLPWPRTHAELNLLAGALSLPYQDTLDSSGSGLTTRLPAGRYTLFVVARVLDSDETYLHRQVVDIPDKEELSLEIPLHWRPLATGP
- a CDS encoding carboxypeptidase regulatory-like domain-containing protein; amino-acid sequence: MSPTSVTPSERPSRLRELTFPSQPTPPARGALSIQGFVVHRDGRPAAGFEVSASWSVPGESVSSIPREPEDPSTPLSALEVRGAALMTLCEVVAAGHGDAPVVARTTTHEDGTFTLDGLPEGSVALWAQGAGHAGIRFSVKAGATQVRLMVGSDCALRGNVIDEAKRPVRGARVTVFHPRNSRFFEAVSDDQGRFSVGPLAGETYRVVVHKPGLLPRGGYLTPSVSELRDVVLHTPRRIVGRVVTREQEPVPDIHVLDNETGHIAWTDTQGRFVLEDSPTGPTFLSTWDDGRRRDEYIQVDETLQEVEVRLVLEDLLLVPGRVVDTRGRPVPNAEVSVRSDSVVLLRSAQATTDAEGRFLLRALPMGACTFDVKARGFHALENEVGELSTNEPLEFVLEPAVLVEGTLVDPEGRPVPGVFVRLTPAIPGASEGTGAPDDTYAPAFERPGSDQTHSDAQGRFLFERSEPGRVHLRTESNDHLTARQVVDAPASDVRLVLRPGGRVEGHVVDAKGWSLGPVQLSVRASPEAPLTEPPVLSNDIHGGFALGGLPPGRHVLVAIFNKGASHRAVLPIEILGTETVTVVVTMDTGLSVSGIVVDESGHPIRDASVRALSELASQARQDGSGEPISTSDASTDEEGRFTVAHLLPGPCRIRATALGHTMFEDPSPASGAEEEEPFVTVPAGSTDTRLVMRYDGGVRGRLVREDGTPLTRFDIDDSDESRDDGTFVVHRKDADARWLTFSAPGFCRTQYAVEFERGRLRDLGNIIMKAAGMLNGRLLFAGSLEPIAGAVIEAHQRQTNLADLSIESANRLSIDPPSVGNTDTRADGTFTLIDVDPANVTLTVQYLFFPPQVHAVDGSDTPVEIHWAPDTEPSADC